One Arthrobacter sp. StoSoilB19 DNA window includes the following coding sequences:
- the carA gene encoding glutamine-hydrolyzing carbamoyl-phosphate synthase small subunit — MTATTSAPATPAALVLEDGRIFRGTSYGATGTALGEAVFATGMTGYQETITDPSYARQLVVQTAPHIGNTGVNDDDAESRRIWVAGYIVRDAARRPSNWRSERSLDEELVSQGIVGIQGVDTRAITRHLREHKTMRAGIFSGEAAQATDKELLDAVLASAPMEGSRLAEEVSVDEAYVVEPKDHGWDGEPRLTIAAIDLGIKAMTPVRFAERGVRVHVLPATATLEDVKAVNPDGFFMSNGPGDPATADAQVKLLRSVLDEKLPYFGICFGNQILGRALGFGTYKLRYGHRGINQPVMDRRTGKVEITSQNHGFAVDAPLDGATQAPEARYGRVEVSHISLNDDVVEGLACLDIPAFSVQYHPEAAAGPHDAAYLFDRFIELMEGTRDGRNANASKDPVDAAHPAGADHKNDNKTEDKK; from the coding sequence TTGACAGCAACCACCTCCGCTCCGGCAACGCCAGCTGCGCTGGTACTCGAAGACGGGCGCATCTTCCGCGGCACCAGCTACGGCGCCACCGGCACCGCCCTGGGCGAAGCCGTCTTCGCCACCGGGATGACCGGATACCAGGAAACCATCACCGATCCCTCCTACGCCCGCCAGCTGGTGGTCCAGACGGCCCCGCACATCGGCAACACCGGCGTGAATGACGACGACGCCGAGTCCCGGCGCATCTGGGTGGCCGGCTACATTGTGCGCGACGCCGCGCGCCGGCCCTCCAACTGGCGCTCCGAACGGTCGCTGGACGAAGAGCTGGTGTCCCAGGGCATCGTGGGCATCCAGGGCGTGGACACCCGCGCCATCACCCGGCACCTGCGTGAGCACAAGACCATGCGCGCCGGCATCTTCTCCGGCGAGGCAGCCCAGGCCACGGACAAGGAACTGCTCGACGCCGTCCTGGCCAGCGCCCCCATGGAGGGCTCGCGCCTGGCCGAGGAAGTCAGCGTGGACGAAGCCTACGTCGTGGAGCCAAAGGACCACGGCTGGGACGGCGAACCCCGCCTCACCATCGCTGCAATCGACCTGGGCATCAAGGCCATGACCCCGGTCCGGTTCGCCGAGCGCGGCGTCCGAGTCCACGTGCTTCCCGCCACCGCCACCCTTGAGGACGTCAAGGCCGTCAACCCGGACGGCTTCTTCATGTCCAACGGCCCCGGCGACCCCGCCACCGCCGACGCCCAGGTCAAGCTGCTCCGCTCGGTCCTGGACGAAAAGCTGCCCTACTTCGGCATCTGCTTCGGCAACCAGATCCTGGGCCGCGCCCTGGGCTTTGGCACCTACAAGCTCCGCTACGGCCACCGCGGCATCAACCAGCCCGTGATGGACCGGCGCACCGGCAAGGTGGAGATCACCTCCCAGAACCACGGCTTTGCCGTGGACGCCCCCCTCGACGGCGCCACGCAGGCCCCGGAGGCACGCTACGGGCGGGTGGAAGTGAGCCACATCAGCCTGAACGACGACGTCGTGGAAGGCCTCGCCTGCCTGGACATCCCGGCGTTCTCCGTGCAGTACCACCCGGAAGCCGCGGCAGGACCGCACGATGCCGCCTACCTGTTCGACCGCTTCATCGAGCTCATGGAAGGCACACGGGACGGCCGGAACGCCAACGCGTCCAAGGACCCCGTGGACGCGGCCCACCCCGCAGGCGCTGACCACAAAAACGACAACAAGACTGAGGACAAGAAGTAA
- a CDS encoding helix-turn-helix domain-containing protein, with the protein MSEEQREAAVALFEIGWGSRAVATRLGVGRKPILRLHDRWRVRGDTALVTKPGNRVYSFELKLNAVQRYISGETRVALAKELELSSPHLIAVWAMRYRAQGEEGLRPKPKGRPRKNPDTPRQEPELQRLRRENERLRAEVAFLGKVNALRDREQR; encoded by the coding sequence TTGTCCGAGGAACAGCGCGAGGCCGCGGTGGCGCTGTTTGAGATCGGGTGGGGCTCCAGAGCTGTAGCAACCAGGCTCGGGGTGGGTCGGAAGCCGATCCTCCGGTTGCACGACAGATGGCGCGTTCGTGGAGATACTGCTCTTGTGACCAAACCAGGCAACCGCGTGTATTCATTCGAGCTCAAGCTCAACGCCGTGCAGCGATATATCTCCGGCGAGACCAGGGTCGCACTGGCCAAAGAGCTCGAACTATCCTCGCCACACCTGATAGCCGTGTGGGCGATGCGGTACCGGGCTCAGGGCGAGGAAGGCCTCCGTCCGAAACCTAAAGGCCGCCCAAGGAAGAACCCAGATACCCCGCGGCAGGAACCGGAGCTGCAGCGGCTGCGACGTGAGAACGAACGCCTTCGTGCAGAGGTTGCTTTCCTGGGAAAAGTAAACGCCTTGAGGGACAGGGAACAGCGCTAA
- the pyrR gene encoding bifunctional pyr operon transcriptional regulator/uracil phosphoribosyltransferase PyrR — MTSVTSAPVPARVVLSQADIDRALTRIAHEILEANKGSQDLVLLGIPRRGYPLAVRLAEKIAAADATVDAAAIVGQLDVTMFRDDLSHQGTRPPYPTRLPRTGIDNKVVVLIDDVLYSGRTIRAALDALVDLGRPRIVRLAVLIDRGHRELPIRADHVGKNLPTSSAEKVRVRLEETDTSDAGTPVNEVVIEGGA, encoded by the coding sequence TTGACTTCCGTCACCAGCGCACCGGTTCCAGCCAGGGTTGTCCTCAGCCAGGCGGACATTGACCGGGCACTTACTCGTATCGCCCATGAGATCCTCGAAGCCAACAAGGGATCCCAGGACCTGGTCCTGTTGGGCATTCCCCGCCGCGGCTACCCACTGGCTGTCCGGCTGGCGGAAAAAATCGCCGCCGCGGACGCCACCGTTGACGCCGCCGCCATTGTGGGCCAGCTCGACGTCACCATGTTCCGCGACGACCTCTCCCACCAGGGGACACGGCCGCCGTACCCCACCAGGCTGCCCCGGACAGGCATCGACAACAAAGTAGTGGTGCTCATCGACGACGTCCTGTACTCCGGCCGGACCATCCGCGCCGCCCTGGATGCGCTGGTAGATCTCGGCCGCCCCCGCATCGTCCGGCTTGCGGTCCTGATCGACAGGGGCCACCGCGAACTTCCCATCCGGGCTGACCACGTTGGCAAGAACCTGCCCACGTCCTCCGCCGAGAAGGTCCGGGTCCGGCTCGAAGAAACAGACACGTCCGACGCCGGAACCCCGGTCAACGAAGTCGTGATCGAAGGCGGCGCATGA
- a CDS encoding dihydroorotase, protein MAGNTGTYLIQGAAILGGDPADLLVRDGIIAEIGTGLDADGATVIDAAGLVALPGMVDVHTHLREPGREDAETVETGTRAAALGGYTAVHAMANSTPVADTAGVVEQVYTLGRAAGWVDVRPVGAVTVGLAGEQLAELGAMADSRARVRMFSDDGICVHDPVLMRRALEYVKAFDGVVAQHAQEPRLTAGAQMNEGDVSAVLGLTGWPAVAEESIIARDVLLAQHVGSRLHVCHVSTAGSVEIIRWAKERGIDVTAEVTPHHLLLTDDLVRSYDPVFKVNPPLRTDADVQALRAGLADGTIDVVGTDHAPHPSEHKECEWAQAAMGMTGLETALSVVQHAMIETGLMTWADFARVTSTAAATIGRLSDQGRPIEAGEPANLILVDPAARWTVDPFQMATMGRNSPFKGRELPGKVVATFFRGHPTVLDGKLNTPHPDSAATPAGAA, encoded by the coding sequence ATGGCAGGCAACACCGGAACCTACCTCATCCAAGGCGCCGCCATCCTGGGCGGCGACCCCGCGGACCTGCTGGTCCGTGACGGCATCATCGCCGAGATTGGCACCGGCCTTGACGCTGACGGGGCCACTGTCATCGACGCTGCAGGCCTGGTGGCCCTGCCGGGCATGGTCGATGTGCACACGCACCTCCGCGAACCCGGCCGCGAGGACGCCGAGACCGTGGAGACCGGAACACGGGCTGCGGCCCTGGGCGGCTACACAGCTGTGCACGCCATGGCCAACAGCACCCCCGTCGCGGACACCGCAGGCGTGGTGGAGCAGGTCTACACTCTGGGCCGCGCGGCCGGCTGGGTGGACGTGCGCCCCGTTGGTGCCGTCACCGTTGGACTGGCAGGGGAGCAACTGGCCGAGCTGGGCGCCATGGCCGATTCCCGCGCCCGGGTGCGGATGTTCTCCGATGACGGCATCTGCGTCCACGACCCCGTGCTGATGCGCCGCGCCCTGGAATACGTCAAGGCGTTCGACGGCGTCGTGGCTCAGCACGCACAGGAACCCCGACTTACAGCCGGGGCACAGATGAACGAGGGCGACGTCTCCGCGGTCCTGGGCCTCACCGGTTGGCCCGCGGTGGCGGAAGAAAGCATCATTGCCCGCGACGTCCTGCTGGCCCAGCACGTCGGCTCCCGCCTGCATGTGTGCCACGTGTCCACGGCCGGCTCGGTGGAAATCATCCGCTGGGCCAAGGAACGCGGCATCGACGTCACGGCCGAGGTCACCCCGCACCACCTGCTGCTGACCGATGACCTGGTGCGCAGCTACGACCCCGTGTTCAAGGTCAACCCGCCGCTGCGCACCGACGCCGACGTCCAGGCATTGCGCGCCGGGCTGGCAGACGGGACGATCGACGTTGTGGGTACCGACCACGCGCCGCACCCCAGTGAGCACAAGGAATGCGAATGGGCGCAGGCAGCCATGGGCATGACCGGGCTGGAAACCGCCCTGTCCGTGGTCCAGCACGCCATGATTGAAACCGGCCTGATGACCTGGGCGGACTTCGCCCGGGTCACGTCCACGGCGGCCGCGACGATTGGCCGGCTGAGCGACCAGGGCCGGCCCATCGAAGCCGGGGAACCCGCCAACCTCATCCTGGTGGATCCGGCGGCGCGCTGGACGGTGGACCCCTTCCAGATGGCCACCATGGGCCGCAACTCGCCGTTCAAGGGCAGGGAACTCCCCGGCAAGGTGGTGGCCACCTTCTTCAGGGGGCACCCCACCGTCCTTGACGGCAAACTCAACACCCCGCACCCGGACTCCGCCGCAACCCCGGCAGGCGCTGCCTGA
- a CDS encoding PrsW family intramembrane metalloprotease, whose product MPMYPQQPSSGLPDDPYRRPTGPLPRQANPSWMGQVQPEYYRAAPGHQGHPLAAVVPPQAQEAALRASRTRSGLAGLTVAGGVLAFLSLFLVVPFLLSNTGAAGFLIGFLASLVPLSVVLAAVHIIDRWEPEPKRLLFFAFTWGAAVSVAVTLLIQPFFVIAFQFTDEPDLQTYMATVQAPIVEEFAKSLGLLILLLAARRQFDGPVDGVVIAFTIAGGFAFTENILYFGRAIAESASPASDFAQVFFLRGVMSPFAHAIFTGTTGLVMGFAARRWHTGASIGAFFVGLLPAMFLHNRWNSMGGGFLLDYIMVQVPIFVLAVGGIIFLRVAENRLTRQRLMEYSAAGWFTPAEVQLLATRGGRRMVLAWAAGSGRKRQMKQFVKAATQLANTRQRILSGRDVPLHQAEERQQLQRIVSLRAAVAG is encoded by the coding sequence ATGCCGATGTATCCGCAGCAGCCTTCCTCCGGCCTCCCCGACGACCCCTACCGCAGGCCCACCGGCCCCCTGCCCCGGCAGGCCAATCCCAGCTGGATGGGACAGGTGCAGCCCGAATACTACCGCGCCGCCCCCGGACACCAGGGCCACCCGCTGGCTGCAGTGGTGCCGCCGCAGGCGCAGGAAGCCGCGCTGCGGGCATCGCGGACCCGCAGCGGGCTGGCGGGCCTGACGGTTGCGGGCGGCGTGCTTGCTTTCCTGAGCCTTTTCCTGGTGGTGCCGTTCCTGCTGTCCAACACCGGCGCCGCCGGTTTCCTGATTGGTTTCCTGGCATCGCTGGTCCCGCTGTCGGTGGTCCTGGCTGCGGTCCACATCATCGACAGGTGGGAACCGGAACCCAAGCGGCTGTTGTTCTTTGCCTTCACGTGGGGTGCGGCGGTGTCCGTTGCCGTGACCCTGCTCATCCAGCCGTTCTTCGTGATCGCCTTCCAGTTCACCGACGAACCAGACCTGCAGACCTACATGGCCACCGTCCAGGCCCCCATCGTCGAGGAGTTCGCTAAGTCCCTTGGCCTGCTCATCCTCCTCCTCGCGGCGCGCCGGCAATTCGACGGTCCCGTGGACGGGGTGGTGATTGCCTTCACCATCGCCGGCGGCTTCGCCTTCACCGAAAACATCCTCTACTTCGGCAGGGCCATCGCGGAATCGGCATCCCCGGCCAGCGACTTCGCCCAGGTGTTCTTCCTCCGCGGTGTCATGTCCCCCTTCGCCCATGCGATTTTCACCGGCACCACAGGCCTGGTCATGGGCTTCGCTGCCAGGCGCTGGCACACGGGCGCCTCGATCGGCGCCTTCTTCGTGGGACTGCTGCCGGCCATGTTCCTGCACAACAGGTGGAACAGCATGGGCGGCGGCTTCCTGCTGGACTACATCATGGTCCAGGTACCGATCTTCGTGCTGGCAGTGGGCGGCATCATCTTCCTGCGGGTGGCCGAAAACCGCCTCACCCGGCAGCGGCTGATGGAGTATTCCGCTGCGGGATGGTTCACGCCCGCGGAAGTCCAGCTGCTGGCCACCCGCGGCGGCAGGCGCATGGTCCTGGCATGGGCTGCGGGTTCGGGCAGGAAGCGGCAGATGAAGCAGTTCGTGAAGGCGGCCACCCAGCTTGCCAACACCCGCCAGCGGATCCTGAGCGGACGCGATGTTCCGCTGCACCAGGCCGAGGAAAGGCAGCAGCTCCAGCGGATCGTGTCCCTGAGGGCGGCAGTGGCCGGATGA
- a CDS encoding aspartate carbamoyltransferase catalytic subunit: MKHLLSTEDLSLSNAIRILDTAEEMSAVGEREVKKLPALRGRTVVNLFFEDSTRTRISFEAAAKRLSADVINFAAKGSSVSKGESLKDTAQTLSAMGADAVVIRHWASGAPHRLAATDWIDAAVINAGDGTHEHPTQALLDAFTMRRHWARLAGTRSDGTDLKGMRVAIAGDVLHSRVARSNVWLLRTLGAEVTLVAPPTLLPVGVDKWPCSVSYDLDQTLANGVDAMMMLRVQGERMNASFFPSTREYSRRWGFDDNRLRALDDLGMTDTIIMHPGPMNRGLEISAAAADSPRSTVLAQVRNGVSVRMAALYLLLSGDTREPAAHRAPAYAAAAPSPKESN; encoded by the coding sequence ATGAAACACCTCCTGTCCACCGAGGACCTCAGCCTTTCGAACGCCATCCGCATCCTTGACACCGCGGAGGAAATGTCTGCCGTGGGGGAGCGGGAAGTCAAGAAGCTTCCCGCGCTGCGCGGACGCACCGTGGTCAACCTCTTCTTCGAGGACTCCACGCGGACCCGCATCTCCTTCGAAGCCGCTGCCAAGCGGTTGTCCGCTGACGTCATCAACTTTGCCGCCAAGGGATCATCGGTGTCCAAGGGCGAATCCCTCAAGGACACCGCCCAGACCCTGTCCGCCATGGGCGCCGACGCCGTCGTCATCCGGCACTGGGCCTCCGGCGCGCCGCACCGGCTGGCCGCCACCGACTGGATCGACGCCGCAGTCATCAACGCCGGCGACGGCACCCACGAACACCCCACCCAGGCCCTGCTTGACGCCTTCACCATGCGCCGGCACTGGGCCCGCCTGGCCGGCACGCGTTCCGATGGGACTGACCTGAAGGGCATGCGGGTCGCCATCGCCGGCGACGTCCTGCATTCCCGTGTGGCCCGGTCCAACGTCTGGCTGCTCCGGACACTCGGGGCCGAAGTCACGCTGGTGGCGCCGCCCACCCTCCTGCCGGTCGGCGTCGACAAATGGCCCTGCAGCGTCAGCTACGATCTGGACCAGACCCTGGCCAACGGTGTCGACGCCATGATGATGCTCCGCGTCCAGGGCGAACGCATGAACGCCTCGTTCTTCCCCAGCACCCGCGAATACTCGCGCCGGTGGGGTTTCGACGACAACCGCCTCCGCGCCCTTGACGACCTGGGCATGACGGACACCATCATCATGCACCCGGGGCCAATGAACAGGGGCCTGGAAATCAGCGCCGCCGCAGCGGACTCACCCCGTTCCACCGTCCTGGCTCAGGTCCGCAACGGCGTGTCCGTGCGGATGGCCGCACTGTACCTGCTGCTCTCCGGGGATACCCGGGAACCAGCCGCCCACCGGGCACCGGCCTATGCCGCCGCGGCCCCGTCCCCCAAGGAGAGCAACTGA
- a CDS encoding transposase, producing the protein MAKPTKQVYSFEFKLALVERFIAGETAPDLAAEVGLSSPTLLKTWARAYRREGPDALRPKSKGRPKAPDAPQPAEVSELERLRRENERLRAEVAYLGKLRALRAQERR; encoded by the coding sequence GTGGCCAAGCCGACGAAACAGGTGTACTCGTTCGAATTCAAGCTCGCGCTGGTTGAACGGTTTATCGCCGGTGAGACTGCCCCGGATCTCGCGGCGGAGGTGGGTTTGTCCTCGCCCACGCTACTGAAGACGTGGGCCCGGGCGTATCGCCGCGAGGGCCCGGACGCATTACGTCCCAAGTCCAAGGGCAGGCCTAAGGCACCTGATGCCCCGCAGCCGGCCGAGGTATCGGAACTGGAGCGGTTACGGCGGGAGAACGAACGGTTGCGGGCGGAAGTGGCTTACCTGGGAAAATTGCGGGCCTTGAGGGCGCAGGAACGACGGTGA
- the carB gene encoding carbamoyl-phosphate synthase large subunit — protein MPKRTDLKSVLVIGSGPIVIGQAAEFDYSGTQALRVLKEEGLRVILVNSNPATIMTDPEFADATYVEPITPEVVEKIIAKERPDAVLPTLGGQTALNTAIALDKNGVLEKYNVELIGANIAAIELGEDREKFKGVVERCGAESARSHIIHSMDEALTAAEDLGYPMVVRPSFTMGGLGSGLAYNEQDLRRIVGQGLQYSPTSEVLLEESILGWKEYELEMMRDKNDNVVVVCSIENFDPVGVHTGDSITVAPALTLTDREYQKLRDVAIAVIREVGVDTGGCNIQFAIDPKTGRVVVIEMNPRVSRSSALASKATGFAIAKIATKLSLGYTLDEIPNDITQKTPASFEPTLDYVVVKVPRFAFEKFPAADNTLTTTMKSVGEAMAMGRNFTEALQKALRSLEQKGSQLDFSSVPEWEVPELIEKAKRPTTERLHQVQRALLGGATVEQLFEATKIDPWFLDQLELLNEISREIRQAGALTADMLKRAKRHGFSDEQIGALTHNPEAVVRGVRQALGIRPVYKTVDTCAAEFAAYTPYHYSAYDEEDEVALHSKPSILILGSGPNRIGQGIEFDYSCVHASMALRKAGYETVMVNCNPETVSTDYDVSTRLYFEPLTLEDVLEVIAAEERTGGVMGVFVQLGGQTPLKLAQQLADAGVPILGTSPEAIDLAEHRGAFSRVLDKAGLVSPKNGTAVSFEDAKKIADEIGYPVLVRPSYVLGGRGMEIVYDEPNLSRYIANATEITPDHPVLIDRFLEDAVEIDVDALYDGTDMYLGGIMEHIEEAGIHSGDSACVLPPITLGSNVVERVRTATRAIAEGVGVRGLINIQFALASDVLYVLEANPRASRTVPFVSKATGVQMAKAAALIGTGVTINQLRSAYKMLPETGDGSTLPLDAPVAVKEAVLPFSRFRTLEGKVVDSLLGPEMRSTGEVMGIDKHFDTAFAKSQAAANNALPTEGKVFVSVANRDKRSVIMGVKRLSDLGFEIVSTGGTADVLRRNGIQATPVRKVAEGSSAEGEGTIADLIVAGEIDMVFNTPSGGEARSDGYELRAAATSIGIPCITTVAEFNAAVQAIEALRTYEWSVTSLQEHAAALAESQKAALQHA, from the coding sequence ATGCCGAAACGTACAGATCTCAAGAGCGTCCTCGTCATTGGTTCCGGCCCGATCGTCATCGGCCAGGCCGCCGAATTCGACTACTCCGGCACGCAGGCACTGCGTGTCCTCAAGGAGGAAGGCCTGCGCGTCATCCTCGTGAACTCCAACCCGGCCACCATCATGACCGACCCCGAGTTCGCCGACGCCACCTACGTTGAGCCCATCACCCCCGAGGTGGTGGAGAAGATCATCGCCAAGGAACGTCCGGACGCCGTCCTGCCCACCCTGGGCGGGCAGACCGCGCTGAACACTGCCATCGCCCTGGACAAGAACGGCGTACTGGAGAAGTACAACGTCGAGCTGATCGGCGCCAACATCGCCGCGATCGAGCTGGGCGAGGACCGTGAAAAGTTCAAGGGCGTGGTGGAACGCTGTGGCGCGGAATCCGCCCGCAGCCACATCATCCACAGCATGGATGAGGCCCTCACGGCGGCCGAAGACCTGGGCTACCCCATGGTGGTGCGCCCGTCCTTCACCATGGGCGGGCTGGGTTCCGGCCTGGCCTACAACGAACAGGACCTGCGCCGCATCGTCGGACAGGGCCTGCAGTACAGCCCCACCAGCGAGGTGCTGCTCGAAGAGAGCATCCTGGGCTGGAAGGAATACGAGCTCGAAATGATGCGGGACAAGAACGACAACGTGGTTGTCGTCTGCTCCATCGAGAACTTCGACCCCGTGGGCGTGCACACCGGCGACTCCATCACCGTGGCACCGGCGCTGACCCTCACCGACCGCGAATACCAGAAGCTGCGCGACGTCGCCATCGCCGTCATCCGCGAGGTGGGCGTGGACACGGGCGGCTGCAACATCCAGTTTGCCATCGATCCCAAGACCGGCCGCGTGGTGGTCATCGAGATGAACCCCCGCGTTTCCCGCTCCTCGGCACTGGCATCCAAGGCCACCGGCTTCGCCATTGCCAAGATCGCCACCAAGCTCTCGCTCGGCTACACCCTGGACGAGATCCCCAACGACATCACGCAGAAGACCCCCGCGTCCTTCGAACCCACCCTGGACTACGTGGTGGTCAAGGTCCCGCGGTTCGCCTTCGAAAAGTTCCCGGCAGCGGACAACACCCTCACCACCACCATGAAGTCGGTGGGCGAGGCCATGGCCATGGGCCGGAACTTCACCGAAGCCCTGCAGAAGGCCCTGCGCTCCCTGGAACAGAAGGGCTCGCAGCTGGACTTCAGCTCCGTCCCCGAATGGGAAGTGCCGGAGCTCATCGAAAAGGCCAAGCGCCCCACCACCGAACGCCTGCACCAGGTCCAGCGCGCCCTCCTGGGCGGCGCCACCGTGGAACAGCTCTTCGAAGCCACCAAGATCGACCCCTGGTTCCTTGACCAGCTGGAGCTGCTCAACGAAATCTCCCGCGAAATCCGCCAGGCCGGCGCCCTGACCGCCGACATGCTCAAGCGCGCCAAGCGCCACGGTTTCTCCGACGAACAGATCGGCGCCCTGACGCACAACCCCGAGGCCGTGGTCCGCGGCGTACGCCAGGCGCTGGGCATCCGTCCCGTCTACAAGACCGTGGACACCTGCGCCGCCGAATTCGCCGCCTACACGCCGTACCACTACTCGGCATATGACGAGGAGGACGAGGTTGCGCTGCACTCCAAGCCGTCCATCCTGATCCTCGGCTCAGGGCCCAACCGCATCGGCCAGGGCATCGAGTTCGACTACTCCTGCGTCCACGCCTCCATGGCGCTGCGCAAGGCCGGCTACGAGACCGTCATGGTCAACTGCAACCCGGAAACCGTCTCCACCGACTACGACGTCTCCACCCGCCTGTACTTCGAGCCGCTGACGCTCGAGGACGTGCTGGAGGTCATCGCGGCCGAGGAACGCACCGGCGGCGTCATGGGCGTGTTCGTCCAGCTCGGGGGCCAGACCCCGCTGAAGCTGGCCCAGCAGCTGGCCGACGCCGGCGTCCCCATCCTGGGAACGTCCCCGGAGGCCATCGACCTCGCCGAGCACCGCGGCGCCTTCTCCCGGGTGCTGGACAAGGCCGGCCTGGTATCGCCCAAGAACGGCACCGCCGTCTCCTTCGAGGACGCCAAGAAGATCGCGGACGAGATCGGCTACCCAGTCCTGGTCCGTCCGTCCTACGTGCTGGGCGGCCGCGGCATGGAAATCGTCTATGACGAGCCCAACCTCTCCCGCTACATCGCCAACGCCACCGAAATCACCCCGGACCACCCCGTGCTGATTGACCGGTTCCTTGAGGACGCCGTCGAAATCGACGTCGACGCCCTCTACGACGGCACCGACATGTACCTGGGCGGCATCATGGAACACATCGAGGAAGCCGGCATCCACTCCGGCGACTCCGCCTGCGTCCTGCCGCCGATCACCCTGGGGAGCAACGTCGTCGAACGCGTCCGCACCGCCACCCGCGCCATCGCTGAAGGCGTGGGCGTCCGCGGCCTGATCAACATCCAGTTCGCGCTGGCCTCGGACGTCCTGTACGTCCTGGAAGCCAACCCCCGCGCGTCCCGGACCGTGCCGTTCGTGTCCAAGGCCACCGGCGTCCAGATGGCCAAGGCCGCTGCCCTCATCGGCACCGGCGTGACCATCAACCAGCTCCGCAGCGCCTACAAGATGCTGCCCGAAACCGGTGACGGCTCCACCCTGCCACTGGACGCCCCCGTCGCCGTCAAGGAAGCCGTCCTGCCGTTCAGCCGGTTCCGGACCCTTGAAGGCAAGGTGGTGGACTCCCTGCTCGGTCCCGAGATGCGTTCCACAGGCGAGGTCATGGGAATCGACAAGCACTTCGACACCGCCTTCGCCAAGAGCCAGGCGGCCGCCAACAACGCGCTGCCCACCGAGGGCAAGGTGTTTGTCTCCGTAGCCAACCGGGACAAGCGCTCGGTGATCATGGGCGTCAAGCGGCTCTCGGACCTCGGCTTCGAGATCGTCTCTACCGGCGGCACCGCCGACGTGCTGCGCCGCAACGGCATCCAGGCCACCCCGGTCCGCAAGGTCGCCGAGGGCAGCAGCGCCGAGGGTGAAGGCACCATCGCGGACCTCATTGTGGCCGGCGAGATCGACATGGTCTTCAACACCCCCTCCGGCGGCGAAGCCCGCAGCGACGGCTACGAACTGCGCGCAGCGGCGACGTCCATCGGCATTCCGTGCATCACCACGGTGGCCGAGTTCAACGCCGCCGTCCAGGCCATCGAAGCCCTGCGCACCTACGAGTGGTCCGTCACCAGCCTGCAGGAGCACGCCGCCGCGCTTGCGGAATCACAGAAGGCTGCGCTGCAGCATGCCTGA
- a CDS encoding IS3 family transposase, whose translation MDVAGLARSTFFYHQAKLNGPDPRASLKAAVTDIFTKNHGRYGHRRIHIELLKQGWTVAKKTVLKLMRSLRLVCKVRSRKRYNSYQGEHGIVAPNLLKRQFDADAPDQKWVTDVTEFSVGDRKLYLSPIMDLFDRQIISYAIGTSPNLELTNSSLRGALATLENGEKPFVHSDQGFQYQHNSWRTLLENAGAVQSMSRKANCYDNAVMENFFGHLKEELFHRVRFLNTDALASALHAYISWYNTERISTKLKGLSPAQYRAQMLAA comes from the coding sequence CTGGACGTGGCCGGGTTAGCCCGGTCCACGTTCTTCTACCACCAAGCCAAACTCAATGGCCCCGATCCACGGGCGTCCCTGAAGGCCGCTGTCACTGACATTTTTACGAAGAACCACGGCCGGTACGGGCATCGCCGGATCCATATTGAACTGTTGAAGCAAGGATGGACGGTCGCCAAGAAGACGGTTCTAAAGCTGATGCGTTCCCTCCGGCTGGTCTGCAAGGTCCGAAGCAGGAAGCGGTACAACTCCTACCAGGGCGAGCATGGCATCGTGGCCCCGAACCTGCTGAAACGCCAGTTCGACGCGGACGCCCCAGACCAGAAGTGGGTTACCGATGTGACCGAGTTCAGCGTCGGCGACAGGAAACTCTACCTCTCACCGATCATGGACCTGTTCGACCGGCAGATCATCTCCTACGCCATTGGGACCTCGCCCAACCTGGAACTGACCAACTCCTCATTGCGCGGCGCCTTGGCCACGCTGGAGAACGGGGAGAAACCCTTCGTCCACTCAGACCAAGGGTTCCAGTATCAGCACAACTCCTGGCGCACACTCCTGGAGAACGCCGGCGCCGTCCAATCAATGTCACGCAAAGCCAACTGCTACGACAACGCCGTCATGGAGAACTTCTTCGGACACCTGAAGGAAGAGCTCTTCCACCGCGTCCGGTTCCTCAACACCGACGCACTCGCATCAGCGCTGCACGCATACATCAGCTGGTACAACACCGAAAGAATTTCCACCAAGCTCAAGGGCTTGAGCCCGGCACAGTACCGTGCTCAGATGCTTGCGGCTTAG